A stretch of DNA from Nitratireductor thuwali:
GCTCGAACGGGTCGGTAATCGCAGTGGCGGTCGCGAGGATCTGCTCGAAGCACTCCCCGATGAGCTGCGGCACTTCCAGCGGGTGAAACACGGAACGCTCGATCCCGACGGCGATATGCCGGAGCCGCCCCGCGGCATCGGGATCGGCCAGCAGGTTGTTGGCCAGCAGCGCGTGGAGATTAAGGATGGTGTAGCGGTTGAAGCCGATCTCTTCCGCCGTGCCGACGAGAAACTCGATCGCGTCCTTGTGGTTGAGGATCATCTGCGCTTCCAGCCGCTCATGGCCTTCCGCCTCCTCCCCAAGGTCGATCAGGCGCTTGGTATCGAGCAGCGAATAGGTGTTGCCCTCAAGCCGGCTTGAGTTCCAGGACAGGTCGATCAGCAGCCGGTTCAAAATCTGCTTTGCGTAGGTGCCGGCGGGCTGCTCCGCGATCTTCGGCATGCCCACGTCCCGCAGGTGCTTTCGTTCCGCAGCCGAGAGATAGAAGGTCTCGTTGGGCCGGTAAGAATTGAGGAACGCCCGGTTGTAACCGACCGGCTTGCGCCGCTGGGGCGGCCGGCGGATATAGCTCTGGATTTCAGCGCCGGAATCGGAGAGCGGCAGAGCGGCTTCGCCCGTGGCCTCCGCCCTGCCGGCGGTCCGGCCGACCGCGGCCCGCACTTCAGGCAACCTGTAGCGCGCCCAGCGCCCCCTGCCCTCCATGACGAGGCGCCCGCTATCGACAAGGGATTTGAGCCGGTACTGAAGCGTGCGCCGGGGCGGCGGCGATTCGAGCGAATCGGCGATCTGCTGCGCCGTCATCCCCTCAGGATGGTCTCGCACCGCCTCCTCGATTGCCTGCAAGTCCTCGCCCTGAATCCGCCGTACCACAGCCCACCTTTGTTGCGCATATCGCTCCTACGCGCAACTTAGATCATCTATGCGCAGTTCTCAAGTCTATACGCAATTATAGTTGCGCATAGCGGAGCTATCCTGCGCATAGATCCCTATCTTGCGCGTAGGCGCGTCTAGGCGCAATTTAACTCTCCCTCGTATGCCGACGCTCGTTCGACCGGCTCCGGAAGGCGGAAAGCCGTTACGGCAGCGCTAACATGCGGCGATGCACGGAGCGGCTCCGCTGCTGGCACAGACATCCGGCCCGCGGAGACCTCGGCACCTAAGCCTTAGATACTGGCGGGACTTCGATGGGGCGCGGGCAATGTTCTGGAAGAAAACCAGGCCGCCTGAACTAAGAAGCGAAACGCAGGTTCCGCCGGATCAGGTACCACCGAGAAATCGCGTCTTCGACACCCGTGAGGCGGTCATCGACGCTGCTTGCGCAGACTTGGCAGAAGCTCCTCGAAAGTCCAAGCCATCACCTTGATCGGAATGAAGTGCCGGGCCCATGCCGGCTCATCGTCACGATCGTTGGTATTAGTCAAGGCTCCAGACCGTGCACGGTGGAAGTCGCTCGCCGATCTCAATCAAGATGTCCGGCTCCTCGATGGGACCGGAACTAAAGATCTCATACGCGTCGAGCTTCGAATGCGGCGGTTGGTGCCTGCGATCATCCCTGCGCCAAGTGCTCGAAGAGTCTCGCGACGGCCTCCGCTCCAGGATCTACGTTGCCTTGAAGCTGATGAGCCCCGATATATGAGGCCCGGCCGACACGCGCCTTCGCCATTGACGCGGTTGCGTCGGCGCCCTCCCGCGCCGACGCGGCAGCGGCGGCGAATCCCTCGGAGAGCGTGTCGAGCGCTGGCGCGAGCGCATCGACCATTGTCCGGTCGCCGCGCTCAGCACCCCCGATTTCCTGCATGCGCGACAGCCCGGCCTTGAGGGCTTGGCCCATGGGCTCGCCGCTGGATGCGGCATCCCCAGCGGCGGCGAAGAAGATCGCAAGCAGAACTCCGGACGAGCCACCCATGGTCTGGCTGAGTTCCTGGCCGATGGCGCGCAGAAGCTGGGTGTGATCGGATAAAGGCAACTGGTCCATGCGCTCCAGCAGCGCACGCGCGGCGCCGGCAAGAGTTGATCCTGTATCGCCGTCACCGGTCTTCGCGTCGAACGCATTCAGATCCGCTTCTGCCGCGATCAGGACTTTGCAGCATCGGGAGAGAAACTCCCGCGTCGGCGCGTGATTTGAGGGCATGGGCTTGATGGGCATCAGTCCGTCGGGAAGCGGGGCGACCGCGACTTCCGAAAGTTCGGCAACACCCGGCCATGCGGCGATCGGTGTCGCTGCCTGGAGGAGACGCAGGTTCTCCTCATTTGCCGGCAAGACCGAGATCGAGAAACCGCGCATGTCGAGCGATGTCATCATGGATGCGGGCCCGATGACCCCTTCGAGCCGCGCCCCGATCGAGGATTGCGCAAGCTCGTGGACCAACACCCCCATTTCAAGCATGGAGGTGCCGCCGAGATTGTTGAGGAGAGCCACATGCGGGCCGTCGGGCATGACGGCCGACAGCTTCTCGCACATGGCGCCGACCGCCGCCTTGGCGTTGGAGAACGGAACCTGCTCAACCCCGGCTTCACCGTGGATACCAAGCCCGAGTTCAGCCATGCCTTCGGGAATCCGCTGCTCCTTGGCGGCACCTGGAACGCGGCATGTATCGAGGGACATGCCGATGCTTTTTGTGCCTTCGATCACCCGCTCGGCGGCTTTCGCGACTGTTGCGAGGTCCGCGCCCTGCTCGGCCAGGGCGCCGGCGATCTTGTGCACGAACAACGTGCCGGCCAGACCACGCGCCTGCGGCAAATCGGGAAGCGCGATGTCGTCGTCGACGATCACCATGGACACCTTGTGTCCGAATGCGCGGGCACGCTCGACGGCAAGGCCGAAGTTCAAGCGGTCGCCTGTGTAGTTCTTGACGATGACGAGGCAGCCTGCCGGCCCTGTGACGGCAAGGATACCGGCCAGCACGGCGTCGACCGATGGTGAGGCGAACACGTCGCCGCAGACAGCGGCCGTCAGCATGCCTTCGCCAACGAATCCAGCATGGGCCGGCTCATGTCCGGAGCCCCCACCGGAAACCAGCGCCACCTTGTCCTTCTTCCAATCCTTGCGGACCACCACACGGATGTGCGGGTAGCCGTCGAGCCTCGCGAGCCGGCCTCCGGAAGCCGCTACCACGCCATCCACGGCCTCGGTAACGATGTCTTCCTTGCGGTTCAAAAACTGAGTCATCTTCAAATTCTCCTAGACGAGGCGCGCACCGTCGGCGTCAAAATAGTAAGCGTCCTGTGGCCGTACCTTCACCGCGTCTCCCGGCCTGAGCGAGGTATGCGGGTCCGTGACCGTCACCAGATCATGTTGCTTGAAAGAAAGATGAAGGCGCGTCTGGTCGCCGAGCCGCTCGACACGCACCACCGAACTCTCTTCACCCTCGCCCTGTACGATGTGTTCCGGCCGCAGTCCGATGGTACGAGCGCCAGCCGGAGCACCGGCGAATATATCAGCAGGCAGAAGATTGATGCGCGGCTCGCCAAGGCGACTGGCGGCATAGATGCTGACCGGATTTTCGTACACATCCCTCGGCGAGCCGAATTGCGCGATACGACCATGGTCGAGGACACCGACATGGGTGGCCATCGTCATCGCCTCGACCTGATCGTGCGTCACATAGAGAAGCGTTGCGCCCGATTGCGCCTGAATACGCTTGAGTTCGACACGCAGCTCCGCACGAAGCTTGGCGTCGAGCGAACTCAACGGCTCATCCATCAGATAGATCGCTGGCCTGCGCACCAGCGCGCGTCCGATCGACACGCGCTGCATTTCGCCGCCGGAAAGCGCGGTCGCCTTGTTGTCGAGCTTATGAGCGATGCGCAACACTTCCGCCACGTCCTGCACCTTGCGCTCCATCTCTTCCCTCGGCGTCTTGAGCAGAGGTGATTTGAGCGGGAATTCCAGGTTCTGACGCACCGTGAGGTGCGGATAGAGCGAGTATTGCTGGAACACCATGGCCACATCGCGCTGCGCTGGCGTCAGGCCGCGCACGGAGCGCCCGCCAATGAGGATATCGCCGCTGTCGGGATGTTCCAATCCCGCCACCAGGCGCAGTGTCGTCGTCTTGCCGACACCAGTCGGCCCCAAAAGCACCACCAGGGAACCATGCGGTACGGTCAACGAAACATCGTCGAGAGCCTTCTGCCCGCCGAAACTTTTGGAGATGCTGCGCAGGATCACTTCAGCCATGGGTGAGCACTCCCCTATTGGCTGCCGAAACAAGCGCCCGCCCGGTTTCCGCGTCGAAGACGGTGAGCGTGCGCGAATCGAGCGTCAGCCCGACCCTTTCTCCCACCACAACCGGGTCGGCCGCAGAAAGCCGCGCCTTCATGGTACCATTCGGCGTCTCCAGGGATACGATCTGGGTGGTGCCCAGATACTCCGTCGCAGTGACTTCTCCTCTATAGGGGGACGCGTCATCGAGGCGGATGTGCTCCGGGCGCACTCCAAGAGCCAGCTTGCCTTCCGCGCCTTCGAAAAGCTCTGGAACCTTCATAGTGGTCCCATTGAGGTTGACGGCGGTCGCGCCAACGCCCAACACGGATTCGAAGCGCAGAAAATTCATCGATG
This window harbors:
- a CDS encoding Fic family protein translates to MQAIEEAVRDHPEGMTAQQIADSLESPPPRRTLQYRLKSLVDSGRLVMEGRGRWARYRLPEVRAAVGRTAGRAEATGEAALPLSDSGAEIQSYIRRPPQRRKPVGYNRAFLNSYRPNETFYLSAAERKHLRDVGMPKIAEQPAGTYAKQILNRLLIDLSWNSSRLEGNTYSLLDTKRLIDLGEEAEGHERLEAQMILNHKDAIEFLVGTAEEIGFNRYTILNLHALLANNLLADPDAAGRLRHIAVGIERSVFHPLEVPQLIGECFEQILATATAITDPFEQAFFVMVQLPYLQPFDDVNKRVSRLSANIPLIKVNLSPLSFEGVPREAYTDAVLGIYEMNRTELLRDVFLWAYERSAARYAAVRQSLGEPDPFRLRHRNALREVVGAVIRGRMDKKQASAHVGAWTRKHIDPEERERFQETAERELLSLHEGNFARYRIRPSEFAAWREVWNG
- a CDS encoding dihydroxyacetone kinase subunit DhaK produces the protein MTQFLNRKEDIVTEAVDGVVAASGGRLARLDGYPHIRVVVRKDWKKDKVALVSGGGSGHEPAHAGFVGEGMLTAAVCGDVFASPSVDAVLAGILAVTGPAGCLVIVKNYTGDRLNFGLAVERARAFGHKVSMVIVDDDIALPDLPQARGLAGTLFVHKIAGALAEQGADLATVAKAAERVIEGTKSIGMSLDTCRVPGAAKEQRIPEGMAELGLGIHGEAGVEQVPFSNAKAAVGAMCEKLSAVMPDGPHVALLNNLGGTSMLEMGVLVHELAQSSIGARLEGVIGPASMMTSLDMRGFSISVLPANEENLRLLQAATPIAAWPGVAELSEVAVAPLPDGLMPIKPMPSNHAPTREFLSRCCKVLIAAEADLNAFDAKTGDGDTGSTLAGAARALLERMDQLPLSDHTQLLRAIGQELSQTMGGSSGVLLAIFFAAAGDAASSGEPMGQALKAGLSRMQEIGGAERGDRTMVDALAPALDTLSEGFAAAAASAREGADATASMAKARVGRASYIGAHQLQGNVDPGAEAVARLFEHLAQG
- a CDS encoding ABC transporter ATP-binding protein, which codes for MAEVILRSISKSFGGQKALDDVSLTVPHGSLVVLLGPTGVGKTTTLRLVAGLEHPDSGDILIGGRSVRGLTPAQRDVAMVFQQYSLYPHLTVRQNLEFPLKSPLLKTPREEMERKVQDVAEVLRIAHKLDNKATALSGGEMQRVSIGRALVRRPAIYLMDEPLSSLDAKLRAELRVELKRIQAQSGATLLYVTHDQVEAMTMATHVGVLDHGRIAQFGSPRDVYENPVSIYAASRLGEPRINLLPADIFAGAPAGARTIGLRPEHIVQGEGEESSVVRVERLGDQTRLHLSFKQHDLVTVTDPHTSLRPGDAVKVRPQDAYYFDADGARLV